In Rhipicephalus sanguineus isolate Rsan-2018 chromosome 1, BIME_Rsan_1.4, whole genome shotgun sequence, the DNA window ACGGGTGCAGAGATCGCAGCGTAGCTGTTGTGAAACCTGGGCGGGTCCCCTCTTCTAATGGTTACGAACGAGCGATCCTGCGAAGGTGTTTAGCAGCAGCCGTCCTTGAAGGAGGAATTGAAATACACTGAATCCGCTTGCGTGATATTCTGCTGTGTTCATCTACGCGGAGAAAATATTACAGGCAGAAGCACCTCTCACAGCGAGCAAAGTGCTTGGACCGTGGCCACACCCTGAAAACTGGAGACATGCAGTGAGCGCTCTTTGCGATCTTTTAGTGGACACAAACCTAAGAAGCTGTCTGTAACTCACAGAAATGTTTATGTTCATCATTATGTGATTTTAAAGGATATAACTCATGCTCATTTGGTTTGTGAGTGCTCTGTGCATAAAATATATTTTTATAGACTCTCCGTGGTAATCTGGGTGGCCTCTCTTCATGTTTTGGACTCTGCCTACTCAAGGACTTTCTTTGTACGCTGGCAATCGCATGCGCACTTAGTGCTCTTGATTATttgttcattttttctttctatttctctttgttATTTCGATATCAATTTCGTGATAACGTGATAGTCGGCTCTAACGCCGACTACCTTCCCAATTTTctcatataaataaaaaaagagcaaATATCTTTAAAAAACACACAAACCCTGGCCTGTGTGTTTACCGCTATACACGATGACAAGAATGAAAAATACTGAGGAGGAAAAATTGGACAAAGCTAGGATAACGAGGCAACGCAAAATGAGGCACAGTGTGGTTAAAAGTAGTCGCGGAGACTGATAGTCTTAAAGATTTAAAGTGCAGTAGAAAGGCAAGTACCCTTTGTGAGAGCAGTCGTGGTTACACGAAAGCTCTATTCTCTTGAACCCATGAGTgcttcggagaaaaaaaaatatgccgtAGCAGTACGGAATCTTAGCAAAGCCTAtcacaaaaaagcaagaaaaccatctgtatattttcactaaaaTTCAGATGTGGagtaattattattactattactgcTATATTACTACAACTACAACTTGTAGTAGTAGTGTGTAGTAGTCTTTTTTCTTGCGTTACGCTGTCGTCTACCATAAGGAACGAGTCTCTCGATTTTAACGACGCTATCGCCGCAGTAATAATATCCACACTGAATGACACCCTCCCCAGTGTACTGAACTtcgaaatactaaaaaaaaacaaaaaaaaaacatggctgatccctccgtcataggaatcggtataacacgaaagtgaaacgtgtcttcacagaagtagtgcttattgtgtagtgatatatgatagcatgtacaatgtctattcgtgtttggcagctatagcaccgtttgacgtggatgcacccatgttgacgcctagtggcatgtctccatcacgacgactaaTGGCCATGATCATGactgaaccgttctggtagctgaagttgtgaacatatatttggacagagCGAATCGGGAATCctgcgtaaagatgacatcaacaagttcataatcaacacAGGTACCgcatatgcacttcttcaaaacgtcgtcaattaaggacagCCACCGAGGCACGACatttgcccgtcgaaatcgtgtcctttctgcaacgcgtattgcagcagatttgttagtcggtgctctcgcaattaaagtagtcggtggcggagaaatcccgttggtgcatgtggaagctgcactactccgatgagccggcgcacgccaacacgaagcgaaaggcaatgaacgtaactgcgtctagggtgcctcggcgatgccagcgcggccagtctcccttgctggtatcgagacgctttaaccatgacctccgatatcgcgtgctatctcggagtaagcgctagtaagtgtcgatcgtgacgcattacttcttgtcacctctcacagacggcggcaccgccccgctccgccccgcctacctacaccgagAACAGAGAGAaccttgcgagagagaatgtgtgaaagatataaggcgcgttcatgaagtgtccagcatctgccaaggtagcttagtcaattgagcgtcgggcgcttaccgtcgcggccgcaatgtcgtgggttcaattcccagccgCGAATCTTTTAGATGCggcgcatctcttgctcgggtgtGTGTCCCGCGGCAttggccttggcgtccgcactcacactacgcatgcgcaactctcctccttccctctctctaacagctgcgcgttactctctccccttctctactaccacctgcttgcgcttctcctgcgttctcgcttctgctttcgcggcgcatgcgctactctcctcctctaagcgggtagagcgctgcgcgcgttcagtgcagcgcttgcttcggttgactccgcttgactccgttgatgcttccgatgaagtgtgatggaagcaacagtcccatcagtgagtgggctgacgcaagcacgcgtcagcatcagcccacttacgtccactcaagacaaagctgcgaagcaaagggcacgcgacgctgaacgcaaacgATCAATGCGAGCGGCGGACCCTGAACTTCGTCAGCGCGAAGCAGCTTCGAAGCGTCAACGTCGAGCAGCAGATCCTAAGCTTCGAacccgttaataacgatccgcgATGCTCCGCATCACCCCATGGTTCCCCtcgggaagatggtgtaatttttttcttggtttctttctttttcacccgttggcgtccattttatcaacgtcatatccgtaacggatgtacttggtggaccccggcataaaacactttcgtgttaaaaaagagtgGTCTGCGACCTTTTAACATCGCCTCGTGGTGAAGTGCTGTGCAGCCCCATGCGCACGTATAGTTTTCAGCAATAATGTTTAATACCTTTAATTTGCCTTTAATGAGACGAAAATAAGCAGAAGTGAGACAGTATGTTCGGAGACCACCATTGTTTCCTTGCTAATTATTAAAAACCTTCTGTCACTTTCACGTTTACGTCTTCACTGCGACATTTAAAGGAAACTTTCGTATTCCAAAAGATGGCGAACGAAAATATTGTGTTCAAAACATGACATTACCGTGGTACAAAAATGCTACTGCGCAGGATGCGCACTTGGATTCTATCCTCTGGCTGCCGAATTCATTGTCGTCACTGAAATTTGGGGGCTACCAGACTTGCGGTATCTTAGCTCTTGATCCATCGCTTCTATCCGAAGCGTCTATATCGTGGTGCATTTCTACGCGCTGCTACAGTGTGTACTCGGAGGTACAGCAAATTAAACTCTTCAAAAAAAAACTGCTTTGAATGACTCATATGTTCCTTGTACGCAACGTTACATTTGTTGGAAGATCAGATTAAACGAGGAAGAGAGACGAGTCACTCGAGAgaagttcttttatttttttcctccaTTTCTTCCGGAAACTTGTTTTGCTCGGCGAAGCCGCGGGTGCTATGAATGATTTGTTTCTTGGCCCCAACCCCCGCGCGCCGTCGTTAGAAAACACGTCGCGGAACAGCTCAAGAGATTCCCCTTCAACGCTGGTTAGATATACTCGGCTTACGTTCGCGTTCGTAGAGATTCGAACGTATTTCGCAGCCGACATGATTCATTGCCGATTATGCCAGACTGTCTGGGTTTAGGTCGTGCCATCATCTTTCTTACAAACTTATTTGTTGTCTTCGCGTAAAGGTACCGGCAATGAACACGAGCCAGTACATCGATCAAATGTCGCACAACTCGGCCCAAAGTAGCTTTCCATTAGCtaacttgcgaaaaaaaaataaagtggcaCTTCGACTCTCTCATAAATTCTGGCCCCGCTTATTCAGAAGAATACGTCAGTCTAAAATTTTTCGAATAGGCCAATTGAATACAGTCTTTATTGTGATTACTGCGCAAGAGTGACACGGGACAAAGagaccaacgaagacgagcgctgtcccGTTGGTCTctttgtcccgtgtcttccttcgCGCTATTATcacatttgaaatggaataccaactagcccgtactcaaACTTTGCTTCAATCCTTATGCTCGATATATCATTGGTGAAGGAGGCCGACCAACAGCTAACTAAATGTTCTTTTGGCTGACCTATAGGATTGCCGATACGAAATCTCTTACATAACTTGCATTCGCGATTGGCCAGTATGGTAAACTTAATTATTACCACGCCTATCCCTGTCAGGAGCGGCAAGTGCCCGAACACAGATGAATAAGCAGTCGCTCTAAAGTAAGACAAGTTTCGTAAATACAGATCAAGGGGGTGAGTGTGTGTGTCGATTATACAAAGATCCTTGGGCCGAATGCACCAAATTTTTTCTTTCGTATGTGCATTtgcccattggtcagccggcttcgctaatgatttGTCCCGCATCgtcattggctgaaatattctcttacgaaaatttttactgggagacgtttttgtgaatacgggccctgactCGAAAGCGCTGTTTGGGGGTAataacaacagcagcagcatcatgaacaacaacaacaacaacaacaacaacaataataataataataataataacaataatagtaataataataataataataataacaacaacaacaacaacaacaacaacaacaataataataataataataataataataataataataataataataataataataataataataatataataataataataataataataatgttgctCTTATCATCGTCCCCTTTGGTAATTTCCTCAGTGTAGGGCTTTTAACCCTATCATAAATGATTTAATGAAATGGGAATAGATCCACCCATGTGTTTGTTGGGGCACTAGCCTACCTGACGCCCTGGGTTTTAGAGATAACACGGGAAAGGGGAAAAGTGGTGGCAGAGAAGTAGGGACAAAATAACAAAAACTGAATAGCACGAATACCAAAGTCACGCTGCCGTATAACGCAAAATGTTCAGCTATgatatttttttagttttttttttctttcgggaaAATAATAAATGTCAGGTAGAACGTTAGGCCGAACAATGAGCTTGACTGCTCACAGGCCACCACcctgttacaaaggggacgctcatagcatccatccatccaaccatccaaTGAACAGTAAGTGCACGTAAATGTCTAATAACTCACGTATAGTTCCATGGCTCCTCCTTTTATACAAAGAGTGCAATAACCGCAATCACTTTACATTCGCAAGCGGAATTTGGTTCCCTTCTTTGTTTCGATGGAATTACTCAACTTGCACTGACAAAGACGAAAGCCTTGTATCTCAATTATAATAGTTATACAACTACAACTATAGAAATATGGATGTAAGCCATATGCGGTGCCTTAAACTCCACACTTGAAGACTGATGTTGATTTGTGCGGTGTGGCGCTCTtcaagaaatatctaaaatagaccTACGAAACAGTATGGCTATCCTTCCATCACGTTATCGATAATGATGAGCTGAGCTAGAGAGGCGGGTCAGAGCAAGAAGCGATCCCAGCTCCTGTATAACTTTCGCACCGCGTGCTCTTCGGAGGCACTCGTTAACCACTTTCGTCGTGCCTGAATTTTCGGCTAAAATTGTAACCAAAGTTTTTTCCGCTAACATTTTGGACTCCTCGGAAGATGTAGAAGCCTATTGTATATTCTGCATTTATATTTGGGAATTCCCTCGGATCATGTGTACTTCACAAACGGAATTCGTTCCGCTTCCTGGTCTCAGATCCGTTGGAAGTACCCTTGCAGTATGCGTATACTCGTGCAGCGTTCAACACTTGGAAACAAACAAAACTTGCCCTCAAGACAACATCACTTCTTCAGGAGCGCCCGGAGTAGCGGCCCATTTACGCAACTCGGCTTTCCCATTCGGAAAGCCCGTTTCTTTCCGCTTCAGATTCCGggattctcgttttttttttttttgccctttgtACTTAAGTTCGCATAGCTGTTTCTTCCCTGGAAATGGAAATGATCCGGTCCTTGTTGCCGTGAACTCTGCAACTGCTCGTCTGGGTCGCGTACAATCGTCGCGAGACAACGCTTCGTAACGGGGCATAAATTATGCATGAGAGTCCATCACTTTATCGTTTATCTAGCTTCCCCGGCGTGCTCTTTGGTTTGGATGTAGCTGGGAAAATGACCACTCGAGATTACCACACGCGTAACCGAGTGAACAGAAGTGGAGGGACGAGGGagatgaaaataaaaaagaaagcaggaaaaaCAGAGCAAAGAAACAGAAGTGAACCAATAATCACTCGGACGTCATGAGCCAGCAACGGAGCATGGGGGAAGGGCAGCGGCTGGGTGGGGGAGAGTATACCCACCGTTTCCGCGCCAATGCTCGTGCCCGTGCCACCGCGTGCTGCTGACAGCACTTGCAAGGCCAAACGAGCCCTCACCTCCCCCCTCGCATGTGTGTCCTCTTGCCACGCAGCCGATGAGTGAGCGGCAGAGAAAGTGGCTGTTGCGTCCATCTTTGTGTGTTGCGCGCCTTTTTCTCGCGCCGCGACGTCATCCTGTGGCTCGATTCccagattttctttcttttaccttCGGTACCTCTCTCCACACAATGCCAGTCTGTCTATAAAAGCTAGTGCGCTCGGCAAAAACTTTAGATCAGCTCCGAAAGATCAAGTCAATATTATTTCGCTGATCACAGACGACGGGCGTCCTGCTTAAACATGAAGGTGAGGCTCGTGTGGTTTACCTATTTGCGCCTCTGATAGTAAATGCCTCTCTCAACCAAGTTGCTTACGAACTTTGTAAGCAACGTGTCTTCATGCGCTCAGTATTGTTTTGTtgcgatgatgatgatttctaATCGCACCCCCTTTTGAAACCCTAGAAACGGGGCAGCGGCAAGCAGTCACTTAGACTGTTGGAGTTAAACTGGCTTTACTGAATCTATTGTCTACCATATTTCTTCTTTCCATTCTTTCGTTTTATTGACGCTACCTTCGATAGCCACCCTCGCCATTTCCACCCTATCTGGTTCATTTACCCTAAGGATGTCTTGTGTAGTAGAGTAGCCAGACTTACATGCCAAAGTGCTCAATGTTGAAGTCAGAGGTGACTGACCGGAAGGTTCAATATGTTGTTTCTGAGATTACCATGCATACACAAAAGGCTTAAGCTGGGTCGTTATGCTAAAGATGCACAGAACAGAGTTGAGCGCCCATTGCAATTCCGAGCACCAGTCGACCTCCTGGTACTCTCAGTTGCACTATCGGCAATTGGCTTTATTTTCTGTATTGTACTGATGTCTATCTTGAATAATATTTAATCATTTGGATGGAACCAATGATTGTGTCAACTGTGCCAACGCATTCACACGAGCAGCACGATTCAACGTGCTCAGACCTCTACTCTCGTAATGTGTTAGTACATACACACAATGCTCAACAGTgcagtaagcaaaaaaaaaactgttcaagACTGCGAACCACTACAAGGTCGATTTTAAACTTGAGTTTAGAGGAGATTGAAAGAATAAAACGAAGAGAGATATGAACGCTCGTCTTGATGTCTATTCGCAGCTCTTGTACCTTGCTGTGTTCGCCGGCGTAGCATGCCTTGCCTTCGCCGAAGAAGCCAAGAAGGACGAGAAGGCTGCCGGCAAGGATGAGAAGGTAGAAGGCCGTggaggcctcctcggtggctatGGTGGCCCTGGCGTGTACGGCGGAGGTATCGGACCCGGAGTCGGTGGCGGTGTACCAATCGGAGGTGTCCCCATCGGAGGCGTCGGAGGCGTTGGTCCCGTCGGTGGAGTCGGCTACGGTGGTGGTCTCGGCGGCTACGGTGGCGGTCTCGGCGGCGGCTACGGTGGTGGTGGCTATGGCGGTGGCTATGGTGCTGGCTACGGGCAAAGTGCCGGAGGCTTCCAGGGTGGCTTCAAACAAGGAGCCAGTGGGTACAACCAGGGCTCTGGAGGCTTCTCCGGAGGTGACGCTTTCAGGAACGTTCAGGGCTACAACAACCAGCAGGGGTACAGCTCCAGCACAGGCTTCTCTAAGACCGACTCGAACCGCTACGGAACCGGTTTCGGTCAGCACTCGGGTGGCTTCGCTGGTGGCTCCGCGGGTCACAAGTCCGGCTTCGGAAGCCAGAGCCACGGCCAACAATTCGGCGGCGGAGTTGGATATTAGAAGGCAAGGAAACCATCCTTATCGGCGTCTTCTACTTTCGTAGGCCTTTTATCGATAACAAAAAGCTAGTGCCATGATCGCGAAACACTAGTATGCGATTCATAATTTTTACTGGTATATTGTAATATGTAGCGTTGTTATATATTGATTAATGTTCTGTTTTCGAACGCCTGGTGAAGAACCTCCGCGCTAGTGTATGATGACTTACTGTCTGACTGGTCATACCATGTTTAAACGTAGCCGTAGAGGGATCTATTCTTATCCGACAATTTACGTTTGGCTAAGGAAACAGTAGACAACGTGCGAATCAGGAAGTAATGATTTCTGATAACAGAGAAGCCTAGCACGGCGGTCGAGAAAAAGTATGCGAAATATGGTGTAAGCAATGCGCCGTTGCATGCACTGGTGGGCTAAACAAACAATTTCAAAGTCTCCCTTTTGTTGACTTGCATtgctttttgtctctgtttttcAGGTCTGAAGCATCACGTCTAGTCGTCTTTTAATCTTAATCACCTGCTGCTCATGCTGTACTCCCACTCTCCCCTCATATCCACCGAAGACagaagaaaaccataaagctgaTGAAGAAACTTCAGCTCGACTTACCAAAAATGAAAATGCAACGTCGCACAATTtaaaataccttttttttttacaagaaaatgtattttttgcaataaaaatgtgCATCTGTATTATACGTCCGTAGGAGTCGTTGTCCGTGCATAATTGCTGCAGCCTCGGCCGCGACTCGCCCCGCAGTATGGCCAAGCGAGCCATGAATTGCCGGTTTTCAGTCAGCTGCAAACGTGCGAATGCCAGTATGGCACCTAGTTGTACACATCTTTGCTAGAAAACTTCAATCGCAAGAcagacacaagacgaagaaaaaggAACCACACTTCGTCTTATGTCGTTCTTTCCGTCTGAGAGTTTTGTGATAATAGAGTACCAATAAGCCCACTTATCCAccctataggcaccgtccactgatgctcgcactggcccgtcccaagttcgctgatatTGGCCGTTAGTGGCatgcagaaaacagacgcgcgcacgcgtcccccgtgtatagcccggccacaatccgcccaCTCATGCACGGAGGGCGACGCGCGCATCACGTTCCATTTTGACCGatcccgtctcattattgctttttttatccgctacgCTTtggcgttctggcgctgcagtcgcagtGGAAAACTCgagtgtacggtgcctattgcACTGTATATGTCTTGTTTATCAATGGTAATGGTGAAGCGAAGGCCTTTCCGCTGCCTAATCTAACAGCCAAAAATAT includes these proteins:
- the LOC119394734 gene encoding uncharacterized protein LOC119394734; its protein translation is GGVPIGGVGGVGPVGGVGYGGGLGGYGGGLGGGYGGGGYGGGYGAGYGQSAGGFQGGFKQGASGYNQGSGGFSGGDAFRNVQGYNNQQGYSSSTGFSKTDSNRYGTGFGQHSGGFAGGSAGHKSGFGSQSHGQQFGGGVGY